A section of the Chryseobacterium ginsenosidimutans genome encodes:
- a CDS encoding phospho-sugar mutase, protein MSTLEKAKLWLSDTFDKETRDAVQLLIDSNSPDLEDSFYRELEFGTGGMRGIMGVGTNRLNKYTLGQATQGLANYMLKQFQGEEISVAIAYDVRNNSREFGKLVADVLTANGIKVLLFKDHRPTPELSFTVRDRKCNGGIVLTASHNPPEYNGYKVYWNDGAQIVPPHDEAIINEVYSVKFDEIKFDGNDDLIEWIGEEQDEVYIDACIENSTYQNVGKENLNIVFTSIHGTTYTTVPQALRKAGFKKIDLVKEQMIPSGNFPTVDSPNPEEPAALEMAMDLARITNADIVIGTDPDGDRLGIAVRNLEGEIQLLNGNQCNTILTYYILNEWRKQGKITGKEFIGSTIVTSDIFFDIAQKFGVQCKAGLTGFKWIGKMIRDVEGKEKFICGGEESFGFMTGDFVRDKDSCGSIVLACEIAAWCKANGRTMYQYLIDIYQETGMYYEGLVNLVRKGRDGAEEIQNMMKNFRENPPKELAGSLIEEIKDFKEQTNFIVSKNEKAVMNDIPKSNVLIYYTQDGTKVCVRPSGTEPKIKFYISVKDSITSEADFKDKLKSLDEKINQVKKDLQLN, encoded by the coding sequence ATGTCAACATTAGAAAAAGCAAAACTTTGGTTAAGTGATACATTCGATAAAGAAACGAGAGATGCTGTTCAGCTTTTAATTGACAGCAATTCACCTGATTTGGAAGACTCTTTTTACAGAGAACTGGAATTCGGAACAGGAGGAATGAGAGGGATTATGGGTGTCGGAACCAATCGTTTAAATAAATATACGTTAGGTCAAGCTACACAGGGACTTGCGAATTATATGTTAAAGCAGTTTCAAGGAGAAGAAATCAGTGTTGCAATTGCTTATGATGTAAGAAATAATTCAAGAGAATTCGGAAAATTAGTGGCAGATGTTTTAACGGCAAACGGAATTAAAGTATTGCTTTTCAAAGATCACAGACCAACTCCCGAATTGTCTTTCACGGTTCGTGATAGAAAATGTAACGGAGGAATTGTATTGACAGCTTCTCACAATCCACCAGAATATAACGGCTATAAAGTATATTGGAATGACGGAGCGCAGATTGTTCCGCCACATGATGAAGCAATTATCAATGAGGTATATTCTGTGAAATTTGATGAGATTAAGTTTGACGGTAATGATGATTTAATCGAATGGATTGGAGAAGAGCAGGATGAAGTTTACATCGATGCCTGTATCGAAAATTCTACTTATCAGAATGTTGGAAAAGAAAATTTAAATATCGTTTTCACATCTATCCATGGAACTACTTATACAACAGTTCCTCAAGCTTTGAGAAAAGCAGGTTTCAAGAAAATAGACTTGGTTAAAGAGCAAATGATTCCTAGCGGTAATTTTCCGACGGTAGATTCTCCAAACCCTGAAGAACCGGCTGCTTTAGAAATGGCAATGGATCTTGCGAGGATTACCAATGCAGATATCGTTATCGGAACAGATCCGGACGGCGACAGATTAGGAATTGCGGTAAGAAATTTGGAAGGTGAAATTCAGTTACTCAATGGAAACCAGTGTAATACAATCTTAACGTATTATATTTTAAATGAATGGAGAAAACAGGGGAAAATTACAGGAAAAGAATTTATCGGTTCTACGATTGTAACTTCTGATATTTTCTTCGATATTGCTCAGAAATTCGGTGTTCAATGCAAAGCAGGACTAACAGGGTTTAAATGGATCGGGAAAATGATTCGTGATGTTGAAGGAAAAGAGAAATTTATTTGCGGTGGTGAAGAAAGTTTCGGGTTTATGACGGGAGATTTTGTACGTGATAAAGATTCTTGCGGAAGTATTGTTCTGGCTTGTGAAATTGCCGCCTGGTGCAAAGCTAACGGTAGAACGATGTATCAGTATCTTATCGATATTTATCAGGAAACCGGAATGTATTATGAAGGTTTGGTAAATTTGGTGAGAAAAGGTAGAGATGGAGCTGAAGAAATTCAGAATATGATGAAAAATTTCCGTGAAAACCCTCCAAAAGAATTGGCTGGTTCATTAATTGAAGAGATAAAAGATTTTAAAGAACAGACAAATTTTATTGTTTCTAAAAATGAAAAAGCAGTAATGAATGACATTCCAAAATCGAATGTGTTGATTTATTATACTCAAGACGGAACAAAAGTTTGTGTAAGACCTTCAGGAACAGAACCTAAAATTAAATTTTATATATCAGTAAAAGATTCTATTACTTCTGAAGCAGATTTTAAAGATAAATTGAAATCTTTGGATGAAAAAATTAATCAAGTAAAGAAAGACTTACAATTAAATTAA
- a CDS encoding pyridoxal phosphate-dependent aminotransferase, whose product MKVSKLAANLIGSEIVKIGNEVNDLKAKGAEIANLTIGDLNSNIYPIPAKLKEEIQKAYQNNLTNYPPANGLLSLRKEVSKDLKTRWDLDYSPNDILITAGSRPLIYAVYKTIVDEGDKVVYPIPSWNNNHYAYLTSANAVEVKTTQENNFLPTADDLRPHLDGAVLVALCSPLNPTGTMFTKDQLSEICELILAENKKRGEDEKPLYLMYDQIYSNLTFGAEHVDPVSLFPEMREYTIYIDGISKCLAATGVRVGWGFGPSHILDKMKALLTHVGAWAPKPEQEATAKYFENPEDVNVFIEDFKGKLEASLKVLHAGIQDLKGKGLAVDSIEPMGALYLTIKLDYIGKTKPDGSVIGNSSDLVFYLINEAGVALVPFSAFGEEKSEPWFRASVGGLATEEISGMMPKLENALNTLK is encoded by the coding sequence GTGAAAGTTTCAAAATTAGCGGCGAACCTGATCGGTTCTGAAATTGTAAAAATTGGTAATGAAGTAAATGATTTAAAGGCAAAAGGAGCGGAGATTGCTAATCTTACGATTGGTGATTTAAATTCTAATATTTATCCGATTCCGGCAAAATTGAAGGAGGAAATTCAGAAAGCTTATCAGAATAACCTGACAAATTATCCGCCTGCAAATGGACTTTTATCTTTAAGGAAAGAGGTTTCTAAAGATTTAAAAACAAGATGGGATCTTGATTATTCACCCAATGATATTTTGATCACAGCCGGTTCGAGACCATTAATTTATGCAGTTTATAAAACAATCGTTGACGAAGGAGATAAAGTGGTTTATCCAATTCCATCTTGGAACAATAATCACTATGCTTACCTTACTTCTGCTAATGCTGTTGAAGTGAAAACGACTCAGGAAAATAATTTTCTTCCGACTGCAGATGATTTAAGACCTCATTTAGATGGAGCAGTTCTGGTAGCACTTTGTTCACCTTTGAACCCAACTGGAACAATGTTTACAAAAGATCAGCTTTCAGAAATCTGTGAATTGATTTTAGCAGAAAATAAAAAAAGAGGAGAAGATGAAAAGCCTTTGTATTTGATGTATGACCAGATTTATTCTAATCTTACGTTTGGTGCAGAACACGTTGATCCGGTGTCTCTTTTCCCTGAAATGAGAGAATATACGATTTATATTGACGGTATCTCAAAATGCCTTGCTGCAACAGGAGTTCGTGTAGGTTGGGGATTTGGCCCTTCTCATATTTTAGATAAAATGAAGGCTCTTTTAACGCATGTTGGAGCTTGGGCACCAAAACCTGAACAGGAAGCTACTGCAAAATATTTTGAAAACCCTGAAGATGTTAATGTTTTTATTGAGGATTTTAAAGGAAAATTGGAAGCTAGCTTAAAAGTTCTTCATGCAGGAATTCAGGATCTAAAAGGAAAAGGTCTTGCTGTAGACAGTATAGAGCCAATGGGTGCACTTTATTTGACTATCAAATTAGATTATATCGGAAAAACAAAACCGGACGGTTCTGTGATCGGAAACTCTTCTGATTTGGTATTCTATTTAATTAATGAAGCGGGAGTTGCTTTGGTTCCTTTCTCTGCTTTTGGAGAAGAAAAATCTGAGCCTTGGTTCAGAGCTTCTGTTGGAGGTTTGGCTACTGAAGAAATTTCTGGAATGATGCCGAAATTGGAGAATGCTTTAAATACTTTAAAATAA
- the kdsB gene encoding 3-deoxy-manno-octulosonate cytidylyltransferase, which yields MKIIAVIPARYEASRFPAKLMQILGEKTVITTTYQNVVGTGLFDEVFVATDSEIIFDEIVKNGGKAVMTGQHETGSDRIAEAVQNIDCDIVINVQGDEPFLKLEPLKQLIEVFYNDENQEISLASLKIKLTEKEEIENPNNVKVITDNNGFALYFSRSVIPFHREISYDVNYFKHIGVYAFRKHALIQFSKLEMKPLEISEKIECIRYLEYGMKIKLIETNFIGVGIDTPEDLEKARKLLSN from the coding sequence ATGAAAATCATCGCAGTCATTCCCGCACGTTACGAAGCAAGTCGCTTTCCGGCTAAACTAATGCAGATCTTAGGAGAAAAAACGGTTATCACAACAACGTATCAGAATGTAGTGGGAACTGGCTTGTTTGATGAAGTCTTTGTAGCAACGGATTCTGAAATTATTTTTGATGAAATCGTAAAAAACGGAGGCAAAGCCGTCATGACAGGACAACATGAAACAGGAAGTGACCGTATTGCAGAAGCTGTACAAAATATTGACTGTGATATCGTTATTAATGTTCAGGGTGATGAGCCTTTTCTTAAATTAGAACCTTTAAAACAGTTAATCGAAGTTTTTTATAACGATGAAAATCAGGAAATTTCTTTAGCTTCATTAAAAATTAAACTGACTGAAAAAGAAGAAATTGAAAACCCAAATAATGTAAAAGTTATTACCGATAACAATGGTTTTGCGCTATATTTTAGCCGCTCAGTAATTCCGTTTCACAGAGAAATTTCTTATGATGTAAATTATTTTAAGCATATTGGTGTTTATGCTTTCAGAAAACATGCTTTGATTCAGTTTTCGAAATTAGAAATGAAACCTCTGGAAATTTCAGAAAAAATAGAATGCATCCGTTATCTGGAATATGGTATGAAAATCAAGCTGATAGAGACCAATTTTATCGGAGTTGGAATTGATACTCCGGAAGACCTTGAGAAAGCTAGAAAGTTACTGTCTAATTAA
- a CDS encoding histidine kinase has translation MKKLLLVFVLIFSQLSFAQTAKEIIDKNIELSGGLTNWKLLNSVLLQGRVILGIKDEYPIKIYQQRPNLTKTVITINGKDTAIEGYDGSKGYAMNYATNKVQEYAEYVPESFDNDFIDWENKGFEAKYLGKEKIGDIYCHKVELTKNVNKNIYYFDTKSYMLLKEIKKDEALIYSDYKKVGNFSMPFRIESSSAKKDGDYVMLINRIDINKVFPANTFKF, from the coding sequence ATGAAGAAATTACTTTTAGTATTCGTCCTAATATTTTCGCAATTATCTTTTGCTCAGACTGCAAAAGAAATTATAGATAAAAATATTGAATTATCAGGAGGATTAACAAATTGGAAATTATTGAATTCAGTGTTGCTTCAGGGGAGAGTAATCTTGGGAATCAAAGATGAATATCCTATTAAAATATATCAACAGCGTCCGAATCTTACAAAAACAGTGATTACAATTAACGGTAAAGATACTGCAATTGAAGGGTATGACGGAAGTAAAGGATATGCAATGAACTATGCTACCAATAAAGTTCAGGAATATGCAGAATATGTTCCCGAAAGTTTCGATAATGATTTTATTGATTGGGAAAATAAAGGTTTTGAAGCAAAATATCTAGGTAAAGAGAAAATTGGAGATATTTATTGTCATAAAGTAGAACTAACGAAAAACGTAAACAAAAACATCTATTATTTCGATACAAAAAGCTATATGCTTTTAAAAGAAATTAAAAAAGATGAAGCCTTAATTTATTCTGATTATAAAAAAGTAGGAAATTTTTCAATGCCCTTCAGAATTGAATCTTCAAGCGCAAAGAAAGACGGAGATTACGTCATGCTTATCAACAGGATAGATATTAATAAAGTGTTTCCTGCCAATACATTTAAATTTTAA
- a CDS encoding glutathione peroxidase, with amino-acid sequence MKKLFLVLLSFVAFFNSCAQKKSDASKAKTKELMGKSIYDFKVEALEEGKEINFADFKGKKILIVNTASECGFTPQYADLEKVYEQYKDKLVVIGFPANNFGGQEPGTNHEIGAFCQKNYGVTFPLASKVSVKGNDTAPIFKYLTEKDLNGVKNTTILWNFTKFLIDENGKLIDSFVSTTKPTDEAITKYLK; translated from the coding sequence ATGAAAAAACTGTTTTTAGTGCTGCTTTCTTTTGTAGCATTTTTCAATAGCTGTGCTCAGAAAAAGAGTGATGCTTCTAAAGCGAAAACCAAAGAACTTATGGGAAAATCAATATATGATTTCAAAGTTGAAGCCTTGGAAGAAGGTAAAGAAATCAACTTTGCAGATTTCAAAGGAAAGAAAATCCTTATTGTAAATACAGCTTCAGAATGTGGTTTTACTCCACAATATGCTGATCTTGAGAAGGTTTATGAGCAGTACAAAGACAAATTGGTTGTTATAGGATTTCCTGCAAACAATTTCGGAGGACAAGAACCGGGAACAAACCACGAAATCGGTGCTTTTTGTCAGAAAAATTATGGAGTAACATTTCCATTAGCATCTAAAGTTTCCGTAAAAGGTAACGATACCGCTCCAATCTTTAAATACTTGACTGAAAAAGATTTAAACGGAGTAAAAAATACAACAATCCTTTGGAATTTTACAAAATTCTTAATTGATGAAAACGGAAAATTAATTGATTCTTTTGTAAGTACTACAAAACCTACGGATGAAGCGATTACAAAGTATTTGAAGTAA
- a CDS encoding NAD(P)H-binding protein produces MKALVIGATGATGKDLVNQLLNDKDFEEVDIFVRKPVDIQNDKLKTHVVDFEHPEEWKNQVKGDVVFSCLGTTLKAAGSKEAQRKVDYDYQYQFAKAAKENNVDDYILVSAYGADPKSRIFYSKMKGELEEAVKQLHFNKITIFKPGMLERKDSDRTGEVLGSRIIKFANKIGLLESQKPLPTDILAKAMINSSKIKSNGYSSIKLGNIFCFAEKTNE; encoded by the coding sequence ATGAAAGCTTTGGTAATCGGCGCTACAGGTGCTACAGGAAAGGATTTAGTCAATCAATTACTTAATGATAAAGATTTTGAAGAAGTTGATATTTTTGTAAGAAAACCTGTTGATATTCAAAATGATAAGTTAAAAACTCATGTTGTAGATTTTGAACATCCTGAAGAATGGAAAAATCAGGTAAAAGGTGATGTCGTTTTTTCCTGTCTTGGGACGACTTTAAAAGCTGCCGGAAGTAAGGAAGCCCAACGAAAAGTTGATTATGATTATCAATACCAGTTTGCAAAAGCTGCCAAGGAAAATAATGTTGATGATTATATTTTAGTTTCCGCTTACGGAGCCGATCCAAAATCTAGAATTTTCTATTCTAAAATGAAAGGCGAACTGGAAGAAGCTGTAAAACAGTTACATTTCAATAAAATTACGATTTTTAAACCCGGAATGCTAGAAAGAAAAGATTCTGACAGAACCGGAGAAGTTTTAGGAAGCAGAATTATAAAATTCGCTAATAAAATCGGGTTATTGGAAAGCCAAAAACCTTTGCCTACAGATATTTTAGCCAAAGCAATGATTAATTCATCTAAGATAAAAAGCAATGGATATTCTAGTATAAAACTGGGAAATATATTTTGTTTTGCGGAGAAAACGAATGAGTAG
- a CDS encoding MmcQ/YjbR family DNA-binding protein encodes MDANEILDYCLAKKGVTETFPFDNETLVMKVGAKIFLLMALEKQPLGINVKTDPEWSAELREQYPQITGAFHMNKTHWNSVMTDGLKRDLIFKLIDQSYELVFRSLTKKAKEEILSN; translated from the coding sequence ATGGATGCCAACGAAATTTTAGATTATTGTCTTGCGAAAAAAGGGGTTACGGAAACTTTCCCATTTGATAATGAAACACTTGTGATGAAAGTGGGTGCAAAAATATTTTTATTAATGGCTTTAGAAAAACAGCCTTTAGGAATCAATGTAAAAACAGATCCGGAATGGAGTGCTGAGCTTCGTGAGCAATATCCACAAATTACAGGTGCATTTCATATGAACAAAACACATTGGAATTCGGTTATGACAGATGGTTTAAAAAGAGATTTGATTTTTAAGTTAATAGATCAGTCGTATGAATTGGTTTTTAGATCTCTGACGAAGAAAGCGAAAGAAGAGATTTTAAGCAATTAA
- a CDS encoding bifunctional riboflavin kinase/FAD synthetase, with the protein MKVFKNFKDYTSQKPLALSLGMFDGVHLGHKSIIDELIKVGSENDLETAVLTFWPHPRFVFNPNEDLKLLNTLEDKKFLMEKYCIENLFLKEFDEEFRNLTGEEFVRQILIDKLNVKYLIIGYDHSFGKNKSGNFELLQKLSKELDFEVEQMEAINIHENNISSTKIRNALLAGNIKAANEMLGYTYSVSGTVVHGKKIGRTIGYPTANIETDSIKISPKKGAYIVEVFVKDHQYKGMLSIGTNPTVNGEKLTVEVYILDFDGDIYDEKITVKFRDFLHEEIKFEGLEKLIERLDEDKKLTEEFEF; encoded by the coding sequence TTGAAAGTTTTCAAGAATTTTAAAGATTACACCTCGCAGAAGCCTTTAGCATTATCTTTAGGGATGTTCGACGGTGTACATCTTGGCCATAAAAGTATTATTGATGAACTGATTAAGGTTGGTTCTGAGAATGATTTGGAGACTGCAGTTCTTACTTTCTGGCCGCATCCGAGATTTGTTTTTAATCCAAATGAAGATTTAAAACTTCTGAATACTTTAGAAGATAAAAAGTTTTTGATGGAAAAATATTGCATCGAGAATTTATTCCTTAAAGAATTTGACGAAGAGTTTAGAAATTTAACAGGAGAAGAATTCGTCCGTCAGATTTTAATTGATAAGCTGAATGTAAAATATCTTATCATTGGTTACGACCATTCTTTCGGAAAAAATAAAAGCGGAAACTTCGAATTGCTTCAAAAATTATCAAAAGAACTTGATTTTGAGGTTGAACAAATGGAAGCCATCAATATTCACGAAAATAATATTAGTTCTACCAAGATCCGAAATGCACTTTTAGCAGGCAATATCAAAGCGGCTAATGAAATGCTGGGCTACACCTACTCTGTTTCCGGAACGGTTGTTCATGGGAAGAAAATAGGAAGAACAATTGGGTATCCGACTGCCAATATCGAAACAGATTCTATTAAAATTTCACCAAAAAAAGGGGCTTATATTGTTGAAGTTTTCGTTAAAGATCATCAATATAAAGGAATGTTGAGCATTGGTACAAATCCTACTGTTAACGGAGAAAAATTAACTGTTGAAGTCTATATTCTTGATTTTGACGGAGATATTTACGATGAAAAAATTACAGTAAAATTCAGAGACTTTCTTCATGAAGAAATTAAGTTTGAAGGGTTGGAAAAACTAATTGAAAGACTTGATGAAGATAAAAAGCTGACAGAAGAATTTGAGTTTTAA
- the atpD gene encoding F0F1 ATP synthase subunit beta codes for MANQIKGKISQIIGPVIDVVFSNVEAIPSIYDALEITKGNGEKVVLEVEQHIGEDTVRCIAMDATDGLQRGQEVIGYGNPITMPIGEAVNGRLFNVVGDAIDGLQNISKEGGLPIHRPAPKFDQLSTSAEVLFTGIKVIDLIEPYAKGGKIGLFGGAGVGKTVLIQELINNIAKGHGGLSVFAGVGERTREGNDLLREMLESGIIKYGDDFMHSMENGGWDLSKVDLEAMKESKAAFVFGQMNEPPGARARVALSGLTLAEYYRDGGESGQGRDVLFFVDNIFRFTQAGSEVSALLGRMPSAVGYQPTLASEMGAMQERITSTKNGSITSVQAVYVPADDLTDPAPATTFAHLDATTVLDRKIASLGIYPAVDPLASTSRILAPEIIGEEHYNCAQRVKEILQRYKALQDIIAILGMEELSEEDKLVVYRARKVQRFLSQPFHVAEQFTGLKGSLVDIKDTIKGFNMIMDGELDHLPEAAFNLKGTIEEAIAAGQKMLADNA; via the coding sequence ATGGCAAACCAAATTAAAGGAAAAATTTCTCAAATTATTGGTCCTGTAATCGACGTGGTCTTCTCAAACGTGGAAGCAATTCCAAGTATTTATGATGCGTTGGAAATTACAAAAGGAAACGGTGAAAAAGTAGTCTTAGAAGTAGAACAACATATTGGTGAAGATACAGTAAGATGTATCGCAATGGATGCTACAGACGGTCTTCAAAGAGGGCAAGAGGTAATCGGGTACGGAAATCCTATTACAATGCCAATCGGTGAGGCTGTAAACGGAAGACTTTTCAACGTGGTTGGGGATGCTATCGACGGACTTCAAAATATTTCTAAGGAAGGTGGTCTTCCAATTCACAGGCCAGCTCCGAAATTTGATCAACTTTCAACTTCTGCAGAAGTTTTATTCACAGGTATTAAAGTAATCGACTTAATTGAGCCTTACGCAAAAGGGGGTAAAATTGGTTTGTTCGGTGGTGCCGGTGTAGGTAAAACAGTATTGATCCAGGAGTTGATTAACAATATTGCAAAAGGACACGGTGGTCTTTCTGTTTTTGCCGGAGTAGGTGAAAGAACGAGAGAAGGAAATGACCTTTTGAGAGAGATGCTAGAATCAGGAATTATCAAATATGGTGATGACTTTATGCACTCTATGGAAAACGGAGGTTGGGATCTTTCTAAAGTAGACTTAGAAGCTATGAAAGAATCTAAAGCTGCATTCGTTTTCGGACAGATGAACGAGCCGCCAGGAGCAAGAGCTAGAGTAGCACTTTCTGGTCTTACATTAGCTGAGTACTACAGAGACGGTGGTGAAAGCGGACAAGGTAGAGACGTATTGTTCTTCGTAGACAATATCTTCCGTTTTACACAGGCTGGTTCTGAGGTGTCTGCACTTCTTGGTCGTATGCCGTCTGCGGTAGGTTACCAACCGACATTGGCATCTGAAATGGGTGCGATGCAGGAAAGAATTACTTCAACTAAAAATGGTTCAATTACTTCAGTACAGGCGGTTTACGTACCTGCGGATGATTTAACTGACCCGGCTCCTGCAACAACGTTTGCTCACTTGGATGCAACTACGGTACTAGATAGAAAAATTGCTTCATTGGGTATTTATCCAGCAGTAGATCCATTGGCTTCAACGTCAAGAATCTTGGCTCCGGAAATTATCGGAGAAGAGCATTATAACTGTGCTCAGAGAGTAAAAGAAATTCTTCAGAGATACAAAGCGCTTCAGGATATTATCGCAATCTTAGGTATGGAAGAACTTTCTGAAGAAGATAAATTAGTTGTTTACAGAGCTAGAAAAGTTCAAAGATTCTTGTCTCAGCCTTTCCACGTTGCAGAACAGTTTACAGGTCTTAAAGGATCATTGGTAGATATCAAAGATACTATCAAAGGATTTAATATGATTATGGATGGTGAATTAGATCACTTACCGGAAGCTGCTTTCAACTTGAAAGGAACTATCGAAGAAGCAATTGCAGCAGGACAAAAAATGTTAGCTGATAACGCTTAA
- a CDS encoding FoF1 ATP synthase subunit delta/epsilon — protein MNIKILTPEYVVFEGEVDSVLLPGKNGGFHIMKNHAGIVSSLIGGKVKLFTKSIDEVYAKNFTKENEKDSVFSYPIKSGVVEFNHNKGIILCE, from the coding sequence ATGAATATAAAAATTTTAACACCAGAATACGTAGTTTTTGAAGGAGAAGTAGACTCGGTATTGTTGCCTGGAAAAAATGGTGGATTTCACATCATGAAAAATCACGCAGGAATCGTTTCTTCTTTGATCGGTGGTAAAGTGAAGCTTTTTACTAAATCTATTGATGAAGTTTATGCTAAAAACTTTACTAAAGAAAATGAGAAAGATTCAGTTTTTTCTTATCCTATCAAAAGCGGTGTTGTAGAATTTAATCATAATAAAGGAATTATCCTTTGTGAATAA